In Gossypium arboreum isolate Shixiya-1 chromosome 6, ASM2569848v2, whole genome shotgun sequence, the following are encoded in one genomic region:
- the LOC108486649 gene encoding dolichyl-diphosphooligosaccharide--protein glycosyltransferase subunit STT3A isoform X2 has product MAAPETSTAAVPTLYTNNTLRNAFGGVLSFFILLLIGVMAFSIRLFSVIKYESVIHEFDPYFNYRVTQFLAKNGIYEFWNWFDDRTWYPLGRVIGGTVYPGLTLTAGTIWWLLNSLNIPLSVETVCVFTAPIFSAFASWATYLLTKEVKGTGAGLTAAALLAMVPSYISRSVAGSYDNEAVAIFALIFTFYLYIKTLNTGSLFYATLNSISYFYMVCSWGGYTFIINLIPMHVLLCIVTGRFSSRLYIAYAPLVVLGTLLAALVPVVGFNAVMTSEHFASFLVFIIIHVVAFVYYIKGILSPKMFKVAVTLVVSVGLAVCCAVIAVLIALVASSPTKGWSGRSLSLLDPTYASKYIPIIASVSEHQPPTWPSYFMDINVLAFLVPAGIIACFLPLSDASSFVVLYIATSVYFSGVMVRLMLVLAPAACITSGIALSQAFDVFTGSIKFQLSGASSNTEVDAAETSSSTAESQTDAVKTEKPEETAKNRPSRKSKKKEREHGEKPSTKAKAEKKRLLALPLESSVISLLLLVLLGAFYVVHCVWAAAEAYSAPSIVLTSRSHDGLHVFDDFREAYAWLRHNTDVDDKVASWWDYGYQTTAMANRTVIVDNNTWNNTHIATVGTAMSSPERAAWEIFHSLDVKYVLVVFGGLVGYPSDDINKFLWMVRIGGGVFPHIKEPDYLVCRN; this is encoded by the exons ATGGCGGCCCCAGAGACCTCAACCGCTGCCGTCCCAACGCTGTACACTAACAACACCTTAAGAAATGCTTTCGGCGGCGTTCTCTCTTTCTTCATCCTCCTCCTTATCGGTGTTATGGCTTTCTCGATCCGTCTATTCTCC GTTATAAAATACGAGAGTGTTATTCACGAGTTCGATCCTTACTTTAATTATAGAGTCACTCAG TTTCTTGCAAAGAATGGTATATACGAATTCTGGAATTGGTTTGATGATCGAACCTG GTATCCTCTTGGGCGTGTGATAGGCGGAACTGTTTATCCTGGATTAACTTTGACTGCTGGCACCATATGGTG GTTGTTAAATTCTTTAAATATTCCACTGTCTGTGGAGACCGTTTGTGTTTTCACTGCTCCAATATTCTCTGCTTTTGCTTCATGGGCAACATACCTTTTGACTAAG GAAGTAAAGGGTACTGGTGCTGGGCTGACAGCTGCTGCTCTTTTGGCCATG GTTCCATCGTATATCTCTCGTTCTGTGGCTGGTAGCTATGACAATGAAGCTGTAGCAATATTTGCTTTAATCTTCACCTTTTATCTTTATATAAAG ACATTAAATACTGGATCCCTGTTTTATGCCACCCTAAATTCAATCTCATACTTTTATATG GTGTGCTCTTGGGGAGGATACACGTTCATTATTAACCTCATTCCAATGCACGTACTTCTATGCATTGTAACTGGTCGTTTTTCTTCTCGGCTGTACATTGCATATGCTCCTCTT GTTGTTTTGGGAACACTGCTAGCTGCTTTGGTGCCAGTAGTTGGGTTTAATGCCGTCATGACATCGGAACATTTTGCATCATTCTTG GTTTTCATTATTATCCATGTGGTTGCTTTTGTGTACTATATCAAAGGGATTCTTTCCCCCAAGATGTTTAAAGTTGCTGTGACACTTGTTGTATCTGTTGGCCT GGCAGTATGTTGTGCTGTTATAGCTGTTCTTATAGCATTAGTAGCTTCCAGTCCAACGAAGGGATGGAGTGGACGAAGCTTAAGTCTGCTTGACCC GACTTATGCAAGCAAATATATACCAATAATTGCTAGTGTTAGTGAACATCAACCACCTACATGGCCATCTTATTTCATGGACATTAATGTTTTGGCATTCTTAGTTCCAGCTGGTATCATT GCGTGCTTTTTACCTTTATCAGATGCAAGTTCATTCGTGGTCCTCTATATTGCAACATCTGTATATTTCTCTGGAGTAATG GTACGCCTTATGCTTGTGCTTGCTCCAGCTGCATGTATCACATCTGGAATTGCTCTCTCCCAAGCTTTTGATGTTTTCACTGGATCAATTAAGTTTCAGCTTTCTGGGGCATCAAGCAATACTGAAGTTGAT GCTGCGGAAACTAGTTCCTCTACTGCTGAATCACAGACTGATGCAGTGAAGACTGAAAAACCTGAAGAGACAGCAAAGAATCGACCCTCAAGGAAGAGCAAGAAGAAGGAAAGGGAGCATGGTGAAAAACCTTCGACCAAAGCCAAAGCTGAGAAGAAGAGGCTTCTTGCTTTGCCTTTGGAGTCATCTGTGATTTCTCTTCTCCTACTTGTCTTGTTGGGTGCTTTCTATGTG GTTCACTGTGTTTGGGCTGCAGCTGAAGCTTATTCAGCCCCCTCAATTGTTTTAACATCTCGTTCTCATGATGGTCTAcatgtttttgatgattttagaGAGGCTTATGCATGGCTGCGCCATAATACAGATGTTGATGATAAA GTTGCCTCTTGGTGGGACTATGGTTACCAAACCACTGCTATGGCTAATCGCACAGTCATTGTTGACAATAATACCTGGAACAATACTCATATTGCAACTGTTGGTACTGCGATGTCTTCTCCTGAAAGGGCAGCTTGGGAAATTTTCCACTCTTTGGATGTAAAATATGTTCTAGTCGTCTTTGGAG GTCTCGTTGGCTACCCCAGTGATGATATTAACAAGTTCCTCTGGATGGTTCGAATCGGAGGTGGTGTGTTTCCTCATATCAAGGAACCTGATTACCTG GTTTGTAGAAACTGA
- the LOC108486649 gene encoding dolichyl-diphosphooligosaccharide--protein glycosyltransferase subunit STT3A isoform X1, whose amino-acid sequence MAAPETSTAAVPTLYTNNTLRNAFGGVLSFFILLLIGVMAFSIRLFSVIKYESVIHEFDPYFNYRVTQFLAKNGIYEFWNWFDDRTWYPLGRVIGGTVYPGLTLTAGTIWWLLNSLNIPLSVETVCVFTAPIFSAFASWATYLLTKEVKGTGAGLTAAALLAMVPSYISRSVAGSYDNEAVAIFALIFTFYLYIKTLNTGSLFYATLNSISYFYMVCSWGGYTFIINLIPMHVLLCIVTGRFSSRLYIAYAPLVVLGTLLAALVPVVGFNAVMTSEHFASFLVFIIIHVVAFVYYIKGILSPKMFKVAVTLVVSVGLAVCCAVIAVLIALVASSPTKGWSGRSLSLLDPTYASKYIPIIASVSEHQPPTWPSYFMDINVLAFLVPAGIIACFLPLSDASSFVVLYIATSVYFSGVMVRLMLVLAPAACITSGIALSQAFDVFTGSIKFQLSGASSNTEVDAAETSSSTAESQTDAVKTEKPEETAKNRPSRKSKKKEREHGEKPSTKAKAEKKRLLALPLESSVISLLLLVLLGAFYVVHCVWAAAEAYSAPSIVLTSRSHDGLHVFDDFREAYAWLRHNTDVDDKVASWWDYGYQTTAMANRTVIVDNNTWNNTHIATVGTAMSSPERAAWEIFHSLDVKYVLVVFGGLVGYPSDDINKFLWMVRIGGGVFPHIKEPDYLRDGQYRIDSQATPTMLNCLMYKLSYYRFVETDGKGFDRVRQTEIGKKYFKLTHFEEAFTTHHWMVRIYKLKPPKNRIRGKTKKSKSKTSSTTSSPKRGGTKKKNPWQ is encoded by the exons ATGGCGGCCCCAGAGACCTCAACCGCTGCCGTCCCAACGCTGTACACTAACAACACCTTAAGAAATGCTTTCGGCGGCGTTCTCTCTTTCTTCATCCTCCTCCTTATCGGTGTTATGGCTTTCTCGATCCGTCTATTCTCC GTTATAAAATACGAGAGTGTTATTCACGAGTTCGATCCTTACTTTAATTATAGAGTCACTCAG TTTCTTGCAAAGAATGGTATATACGAATTCTGGAATTGGTTTGATGATCGAACCTG GTATCCTCTTGGGCGTGTGATAGGCGGAACTGTTTATCCTGGATTAACTTTGACTGCTGGCACCATATGGTG GTTGTTAAATTCTTTAAATATTCCACTGTCTGTGGAGACCGTTTGTGTTTTCACTGCTCCAATATTCTCTGCTTTTGCTTCATGGGCAACATACCTTTTGACTAAG GAAGTAAAGGGTACTGGTGCTGGGCTGACAGCTGCTGCTCTTTTGGCCATG GTTCCATCGTATATCTCTCGTTCTGTGGCTGGTAGCTATGACAATGAAGCTGTAGCAATATTTGCTTTAATCTTCACCTTTTATCTTTATATAAAG ACATTAAATACTGGATCCCTGTTTTATGCCACCCTAAATTCAATCTCATACTTTTATATG GTGTGCTCTTGGGGAGGATACACGTTCATTATTAACCTCATTCCAATGCACGTACTTCTATGCATTGTAACTGGTCGTTTTTCTTCTCGGCTGTACATTGCATATGCTCCTCTT GTTGTTTTGGGAACACTGCTAGCTGCTTTGGTGCCAGTAGTTGGGTTTAATGCCGTCATGACATCGGAACATTTTGCATCATTCTTG GTTTTCATTATTATCCATGTGGTTGCTTTTGTGTACTATATCAAAGGGATTCTTTCCCCCAAGATGTTTAAAGTTGCTGTGACACTTGTTGTATCTGTTGGCCT GGCAGTATGTTGTGCTGTTATAGCTGTTCTTATAGCATTAGTAGCTTCCAGTCCAACGAAGGGATGGAGTGGACGAAGCTTAAGTCTGCTTGACCC GACTTATGCAAGCAAATATATACCAATAATTGCTAGTGTTAGTGAACATCAACCACCTACATGGCCATCTTATTTCATGGACATTAATGTTTTGGCATTCTTAGTTCCAGCTGGTATCATT GCGTGCTTTTTACCTTTATCAGATGCAAGTTCATTCGTGGTCCTCTATATTGCAACATCTGTATATTTCTCTGGAGTAATG GTACGCCTTATGCTTGTGCTTGCTCCAGCTGCATGTATCACATCTGGAATTGCTCTCTCCCAAGCTTTTGATGTTTTCACTGGATCAATTAAGTTTCAGCTTTCTGGGGCATCAAGCAATACTGAAGTTGAT GCTGCGGAAACTAGTTCCTCTACTGCTGAATCACAGACTGATGCAGTGAAGACTGAAAAACCTGAAGAGACAGCAAAGAATCGACCCTCAAGGAAGAGCAAGAAGAAGGAAAGGGAGCATGGTGAAAAACCTTCGACCAAAGCCAAAGCTGAGAAGAAGAGGCTTCTTGCTTTGCCTTTGGAGTCATCTGTGATTTCTCTTCTCCTACTTGTCTTGTTGGGTGCTTTCTATGTG GTTCACTGTGTTTGGGCTGCAGCTGAAGCTTATTCAGCCCCCTCAATTGTTTTAACATCTCGTTCTCATGATGGTCTAcatgtttttgatgattttagaGAGGCTTATGCATGGCTGCGCCATAATACAGATGTTGATGATAAA GTTGCCTCTTGGTGGGACTATGGTTACCAAACCACTGCTATGGCTAATCGCACAGTCATTGTTGACAATAATACCTGGAACAATACTCATATTGCAACTGTTGGTACTGCGATGTCTTCTCCTGAAAGGGCAGCTTGGGAAATTTTCCACTCTTTGGATGTAAAATATGTTCTAGTCGTCTTTGGAG GTCTCGTTGGCTACCCCAGTGATGATATTAACAAGTTCCTCTGGATGGTTCGAATCGGAGGTGGTGTGTTTCCTCATATCAAGGAACCTGATTACCTG AGAGATGGCCAGTATCGCATTGATTCCCAGGCCACTCCCACCATGCTAAATTGTCTAATGTATAAACTCTCTTATTACAG GTTTGTAGAAACTGATGGGAAAGGCTTCGATAGAGTTAGGCAGACAGAAATTGGAAAGAAATATTTTAAGCTCACTCATTTCGAGGAG GCATTCACAACTCATCATTGGATGGTTCGGATATATAAACTGAAGCCTCCGAAGAACAGGATTCGAGGAAAGACGAAGAAATCGAAATCG AAAACTAGCTCAACAACAAGCAGTCCTAAAAGAGGTGGAACGAAAAAGAAGAATCCATGGCAGTAA